A window of the bacterium genome harbors these coding sequences:
- a CDS encoding trypsin-like peptidase domain-containing protein — MRKFLITLSYLAVFLLGFLLCFHLYTRMLEKQTVSISPSSIPIRIKGESPFVAAVSKAGPAVVNIDTTYQPSSSLFGLFFGEEPDIIPPAGKGSGVIIRPDGLVLTNYHVISGARSIKVTLVDGRQFTAKVVGSDPQSDIALLRIKGDNFPYLQLGNSSSLKVGDWVIAIGNPFGLSNTATVGIVSAIRKGPFRVEGKILAAHTLIQTDAAINKGNSGGALVNLAGELVGICTAILTPPMEEGNVGIGFAIAVDAIKNLIPELEEKGRVAHAWLGIRYRSLDRSTKIMLNLPQQLKGAFIESVIEGSPAEKAGLKPGDIIVRMDDKEVKEADDVVETMLKKKVGEELVLRVWRGGQEITLRAKLGEQPPSF, encoded by the coding sequence ATGAGGAAATTTCTCATTACACTATCTTATCTTGCCGTGTTTTTGCTTGGTTTCCTTCTCTGTTTCCATCTTTACACGAGGATGCTGGAGAAGCAAACGGTAAGCATCTCGCCGAGTTCAATCCCAATAAGGATTAAAGGGGAAAGCCCGTTCGTTGCAGCGGTGAGCAAAGCTGGCCCTGCTGTCGTAAACATAGACACAACTTATCAACCGTCTTCCTCACTCTTTGGTCTCTTCTTTGGGGAAGAACCCGATATAATCCCTCCCGCTGGGAAAGGTTCTGGTGTAATCATACGACCTGATGGTCTCGTCCTCACGAATTATCATGTAATAAGTGGAGCTCGCTCAATAAAAGTGACTCTCGTTGATGGTAGACAATTCACTGCCAAAGTCGTTGGCTCCGACCCTCAATCGGATATAGCCCTTCTTCGCATAAAGGGGGATAATTTCCCCTATCTCCAGCTTGGTAATTCAAGCAGTTTGAAAGTAGGGGATTGGGTTATCGCTATCGGTAATCCGTTCGGGCTTTCCAATACCGCAACAGTTGGGATAGTGAGCGCGATAAGGAAGGGACCATTTAGGGTAGAGGGGAAGATTCTCGCAGCCCACACGCTCATCCAAACAGACGCGGCGATAAACAAGGGCAATAGCGGGGGAGCGCTCGTTAATTTAGCTGGTGAATTGGTTGGAATATGCACAGCCATTCTCACTCCCCCAATGGAGGAAGGGAATGTAGGTATAGGCTTTGCCATCGCTGTAGATGCCATCAAGAACTTAATCCCGGAGCTGGAGGAGAAGGGGAGAGTCGCACACGCTTGGCTGGGCATCCGCTACAGAAGCCTTGATAGGTCCACAAAGATTATGCTAAACCTCCCTCAACAGCTTAAGGGCGCGTTTATTGAGAGCGTAATAGAGGGAAGCCCAGCGGAGAAGGCTGGTTTGAAGCCGGGAGATATAATCGTGAGAATGGATGATAAAGAGGTCAAGGAGGCTGACGATGTGGTGGAAACTATGCTTAAGAAGAAGGTAGGGGAAGAGCTTGTATTGAGGGTTTGGCGAGGTGGACAGGAAATCACTTTGAGAGCTAAGTTGGGCGAGCAGCCGCCTTCTTTTTAG
- a CDS encoding 6,7-dimethyl-8-ribityllumazine synthase: protein MRIYQGKLIGKGLRFAIVVSRFNEAITKKLLEGALDCLIRHDVQEDDIDVLWTPGSFEIPVTAKKLASLGKYDAIICLGCLIRGDTPHFDFLSAEVTKGVAQVALEYSLPVVFGILTADTLEQAIERSGAKQGNKGFQAALSALEMANLFKEMSK from the coding sequence ATGAGGATTTATCAAGGGAAACTGATAGGGAAAGGACTGAGATTTGCTATCGTCGTTTCCCGCTTCAATGAGGCTATAACTAAAAAGTTGCTTGAGGGAGCTTTGGATTGCCTCATCCGCCACGATGTTCAGGAGGATGATATAGATGTCCTTTGGACGCCGGGCTCCTTTGAGATACCTGTTACAGCCAAAAAATTGGCGAGCTTGGGGAAATATGATGCAATTATCTGCCTTGGCTGTCTTATCAGGGGAGATACTCCTCATTTTGATTTTCTATCAGCTGAGGTTACAAAGGGAGTGGCACAGGTGGCTTTAGAGTATTCCCTTCCCGTCGTCTTCGGCATCTTGACAGCAGATACGCTCGAGCAAGCCATAGAGAGGAGCGGAGCAAAGCAAGGGAATAAAGGATTTCAAGCGGCGCTTTCAGCGCTTGAGATGGCAAATCTATTTAAGGAGATGAGTAAATGA
- a CDS encoding GGDEF domain-containing protein, with translation MTFADLILIYTRAIVYLLVVGALFLSPSATDIFRPSQLSTAIAVSTIYVPIAVCLERKRITKTSPRVNKFLYVLDMVLLSWVVGSSGGIASPIYPFLFLPVIFIAVDHGTKDALIFSVYASLVGSAALLMSPPPKFHYFLTYIATIFTIALSTGALCDSQKFMENREKTLSALRALAIQRMPYQQTIPRLLEILAKACGADAVVYLLYDEEGEKLVFQSITYGLRGEEEERRLLEREIPIAEGGLSVEVFQKGEPILVKDAKTYPNILKDVVEKFEVGSVMSFPLTINSIKRGVFHFIRRWGSKPFTEREFQEMKDFVAEGMIVLEVIEKGRLVEKRKDYLEVLSRLISNLSTAINIEEVGRTLINSLREIIPSINDLVLAKCTSEECTPVFHFGEGEIDFSLLRRVYEEVRKSGRVAFIEGELDSNQTSAIGVPIFEGGNLTHILVLFTLSLLPPNDDTLSILSAIGYEIGNILARVYSIAELERYAFHDQLTKLLNRRMFYQRIGRDIKGARRYGYPIALAIMDIDNFKEFNDTYGHLEGDRLLAELGRLLREEIRASDYAARLGGEEFAIVLPHTSKEAAAIMAERIRKKIKESLGISVSFGIGEFPSDANTLRALLRKADQALYEAKKKGKGRIALVSSK, from the coding sequence ATGACCTTCGCAGACCTCATATTAATTTATACTCGTGCCATCGTTTATCTTTTGGTGGTTGGTGCTTTGTTCCTCTCTCCTTCTGCTACCGATATATTTAGGCCGTCTCAGCTATCAACAGCGATTGCGGTTTCAACCATATATGTTCCTATTGCGGTTTGCCTGGAAAGGAAGAGGATAACGAAGACAAGCCCGAGGGTGAACAAATTCCTTTATGTATTAGATATGGTTTTGTTAAGCTGGGTTGTCGGCTCCAGTGGGGGCATCGCAAGCCCCATTTATCCCTTCCTCTTCCTTCCAGTTATCTTCATCGCAGTTGACCACGGGACAAAGGATGCGTTGATTTTCTCCGTTTACGCATCTTTAGTTGGCTCAGCAGCTCTTCTAATGTCTCCCCCTCCGAAATTCCATTATTTCTTAACCTATATTGCTACAATATTCACAATAGCTCTTTCAACTGGTGCTCTCTGCGATAGCCAGAAGTTTATGGAGAACAGAGAAAAAACCCTCAGCGCTCTCCGCGCCCTTGCCATCCAGCGGATGCCCTACCAGCAAACCATTCCCCGGTTGTTGGAAATTTTAGCGAAAGCTTGCGGAGCGGATGCAGTTGTTTATCTGCTTTACGACGAAGAAGGTGAAAAGCTTGTATTTCAGTCTATAACCTATGGACTGAGGGGAGAGGAGGAGGAAAGAAGGCTATTGGAAAGGGAAATTCCCATTGCTGAAGGAGGGTTATCAGTTGAGGTTTTTCAAAAGGGCGAGCCAATCCTTGTAAAAGACGCGAAAACCTACCCCAACATTCTGAAGGATGTCGTGGAAAAGTTTGAAGTGGGTAGCGTGATGAGCTTTCCTCTTACCATTAATAGCATAAAGAGAGGTGTATTTCATTTCATTAGGAGATGGGGAAGCAAACCTTTTACGGAAAGAGAATTTCAAGAGATGAAGGATTTTGTAGCGGAAGGGATGATTGTTTTGGAGGTGATTGAGAAAGGAAGGTTGGTTGAGAAGAGGAAAGATTACCTGGAAGTGCTCTCTCGCCTCATCTCTAATCTTTCAACAGCGATAAACATTGAGGAAGTGGGCAGAACGTTAATCAATTCCCTGCGGGAAATAATCCCCTCAATCAACGATTTGGTTTTAGCCAAGTGCACAAGCGAAGAATGTACTCCTGTTTTCCATTTCGGCGAGGGGGAAATTGATTTCTCCCTGCTGAGAAGGGTTTATGAGGAGGTTAGAAAGTCTGGGCGTGTAGCTTTCATTGAAGGAGAACTAGATAGCAACCAGACAAGTGCTATAGGTGTTCCGATATTTGAGGGAGGAAATCTTACCCACATACTTGTTCTATTTACCCTCTCTCTTCTTCCGCCAAACGATGACACTCTAAGCATCCTATCAGCAATTGGCTATGAGATAGGAAACATTCTTGCGAGAGTTTATTCAATTGCTGAGTTGGAAAGGTATGCCTTCCACGACCAATTAACGAAGCTCCTCAATAGAAGGATGTTCTATCAAAGGATTGGGCGGGATATTAAGGGGGCAAGGAGGTATGGCTATCCAATAGCCCTTGCCATAATGGATATAGATAATTTCAAGGAGTTCAATGACACATATGGTCATCTTGAGGGCGATAGGTTGCTTGCTGAGCTGGGGAGATTGCTAAGGGAGGAGATTAGGGCAAGTGATTATGCTGCACGGCTGGGCGGAGAGGAGTTCGCAATTGTTCTTCCCCATACCTCTAAGGAAGCAGCTGCCATAATGGCGGAAAGGATAAGAAAAAAGATAAAGGAAAGTTTAGGGATAAGTGTGAGCTTCGGTATAGGGGAGTTTCCCTCAGATGCTAACACCCTTAGAGCCCTTCTCCGCAAAGCTGACCAAGCTCTTTATGAGGCTAAGAAGAAGGGGAAGGGAAGGATTGCCCTTGTTTCTTCAAAGTAG
- a CDS encoding bifunctional 3,4-dihydroxy-2-butanone-4-phosphate synthase/GTP cyclohydrolase II: MDEEVIISAEKAIEEIKEGRMLIVVDDEHRENEGDLVIAAEKVTPEHIAFMASYGRGLICVPITEERAKELDLPLMTTENTEAHRTAFTISVDAKKGTTTGISAQDRATTIKALIDPTTKPSDLARPGHIFPIIAKKGGVLVRAGHTEAAVDLATLAGLYPAGVICEILNDDGTCARLPQLIEFAKKWGLHIVTINSLIEYRRKKEKLVFRAAETTLPTRFGIFRAIAYQSLVDDKPYLALVMGEIDPEEPTLVRVHSSCTTGDVFHSLRCDCGDQLERALQIISEEGKGVILYIQQEGRGIGLVNKIKAYQLQDSGLDTVEANQALGFPPDLRDYGIGAQILLDLGLKKIRLMTNNPKKIVGISAYGLEIVERVPLTTPMREENKDYILTKVNKMGHLLKAKEVE; this comes from the coding sequence ATGGATGAGGAAGTAATCATATCGGCTGAGAAGGCGATAGAGGAGATAAAAGAGGGGAGGATGCTCATTGTCGTGGATGATGAGCATAGGGAAAACGAGGGGGATTTAGTCATAGCCGCGGAGAAGGTTACCCCGGAGCATATAGCCTTTATGGCTTCCTATGGAAGGGGACTTATCTGCGTTCCGATAACGGAGGAAAGGGCAAAGGAGTTGGACCTTCCCCTTATGACCACAGAGAACACCGAGGCGCATCGCACAGCCTTTACCATATCGGTGGATGCTAAGAAGGGGACGACGACGGGAATCTCCGCTCAGGATAGGGCTACGACGATTAAAGCCCTAATTGACCCCACCACTAAGCCAAGCGACTTAGCGCGCCCAGGGCACATCTTCCCCATTATCGCTAAGAAGGGAGGTGTTCTCGTAAGGGCGGGTCACACAGAGGCAGCGGTAGACCTCGCTACTCTCGCTGGTCTCTATCCCGCAGGAGTTATCTGTGAAATCCTCAATGACGATGGAACCTGTGCCCGGCTTCCCCAACTCATAGAATTCGCAAAGAAGTGGGGCTTGCATATCGTAACAATAAACAGCCTGATTGAATACAGAAGGAAGAAAGAAAAGCTCGTCTTCCGAGCAGCTGAAACGACACTCCCCACGAGGTTCGGCATCTTCCGAGCCATCGCATATCAAAGCTTGGTTGATGACAAGCCTTATCTCGCCCTCGTTATGGGGGAGATAGACCCCGAAGAGCCAACCCTTGTTAGGGTCCATTCCTCCTGCACAACCGGTGATGTCTTCCATTCCCTTCGTTGTGATTGTGGCGACCAGTTGGAACGCGCCCTCCAGATTATAAGCGAGGAAGGAAAAGGGGTGATTCTCTATATTCAGCAGGAGGGGAGAGGGATAGGCTTGGTCAATAAGATTAAGGCTTACCAGCTTCAGGATAGTGGTCTTGATACGGTGGAGGCTAACCAGGCGCTTGGATTCCCTCCTGACCTAAGGGATTACGGAATCGGGGCGCAGATTCTCCTTGATTTAGGACTCAAAAAAATCAGGCTGATGACGAACAATCCCAAGAAGATTGTAGGTATATCAGCCTATGGGTTGGAGATAGTGGAAAGAGTGCCTCTTACCACCCCTATGAGAGAGGAAAATAAGGATTATATTTTAACTAAGGTTAACAAAATGGGACATCTTTTAAAGGCGAAGGAGGTGGAATAG
- a CDS encoding riboflavin synthase translates to MFTGIIEEIGKIKRIARKGNGLVLEVLARDISRETKPGDSIAVNGVCLTVMEKRKDSLLFYVSQESLSRTNLGRLRAGEEVNLEPALTLSERMGGHIVQGHIDGVGRIKKIKRRGEEMRLEIGVEEELRPYIAPKGSIAVDGISLTIANILRDGFEVVIIPFTYNNTNLRRKKVGDLVNIEVDILSKYAQQVRKYG, encoded by the coding sequence ATGTTCACAGGAATAATTGAGGAAATCGGGAAGATAAAAAGAATAGCAAGGAAGGGCAATGGTCTTGTCCTTGAGGTTTTAGCCAGGGATATCTCCAGGGAGACGAAGCCTGGGGATTCCATAGCAGTTAATGGAGTATGCCTTACGGTTATGGAGAAAAGGAAGGACAGTTTGTTATTCTATGTCTCGCAAGAAAGCCTGAGCCGGACGAACCTTGGGAGACTGAGAGCAGGCGAGGAGGTTAATCTTGAGCCCGCCCTTACTCTTAGCGAAAGGATGGGTGGACACATCGTTCAAGGGCATATTGATGGAGTGGGGCGCATTAAAAAGATTAAAAGAAGGGGAGAAGAAATGAGATTGGAAATCGGAGTTGAAGAAGAGCTTCGTCCCTATATTGCACCTAAAGGTTCAATAGCCGTTGATGGGATAAGCTTGACAATCGCGAATATCTTAAGAGACGGCTTTGAGGTCGTTATCATCCCTTTTACATATAATAACACTAATTTAAGGCGAAAAAAGGTGGGGGATTTGGTTAACATAGAGGTGGATATACTTTCAAAGTATGCCCAGCAGGTGAGGAAGTATGGATGA
- the ribD gene encoding bifunctional diaminohydroxyphosphoribosylaminopyrimidine deaminase/5-amino-6-(5-phosphoribosylamino)uracil reductase RibD, producing MADTKDELYMKLCLQLAMKGKGFVSPNPLVGAVIVKEGEVVGKGFHPRFGAPHAEVFAIKEAGEKARDATLYVNLEPCCHYGKTPPCTKAIIEAGIKRVVIGMIDPNPLVNGKGVEELREKGIEVEVGVLEEKARRLNEAYAKFIKEKVPFVILKMAQSLDGKIATKRGESKWITGEKARRFVHKLRSEYDAVLVGANTVLLDNPSLSAHGMGRDPKRIVLDGKGRVPPDAEVFRPGVERLVFTTRISSPNWMKALEERGVEVIVSEGEEVDIRGLLEELGRRGVASVLVEGGGETASAFLEEGMVDKILFFIAPIIIGGREAKTSVEGNGCQNLQQAIKLDYYSIRKIGNDILIEAYPRYVHRNN from the coding sequence ATGGCAGACACAAAAGATGAATTGTATATGAAGCTCTGCCTTCAGCTGGCTATGAAGGGAAAGGGCTTCGTATCGCCCAATCCCCTCGTTGGAGCGGTAATAGTTAAGGAAGGAGAGGTTGTAGGCAAGGGTTTCCATCCTCGTTTCGGTGCGCCTCATGCGGAGGTTTTTGCTATAAAGGAAGCGGGAGAAAAGGCAAGGGATGCTACCCTCTATGTCAACTTGGAACCCTGTTGCCATTACGGGAAAACTCCTCCTTGCACAAAAGCGATAATTGAAGCCGGCATAAAGAGGGTTGTGATAGGGATGATTGACCCCAATCCCCTCGTTAACGGAAAGGGTGTTGAGGAATTGAGGGAAAAGGGGATTGAGGTTGAGGTGGGGGTATTGGAGGAGAAGGCGAGAAGATTGAATGAAGCATACGCTAAGTTCATAAAAGAAAAAGTTCCTTTCGTTATTTTGAAGATGGCGCAATCGCTTGACGGGAAGATAGCGACCAAAAGAGGGGAATCCAAATGGATAACTGGGGAAAAAGCGAGAAGGTTTGTTCACAAGCTCAGGAGCGAATACGATGCGGTTTTAGTAGGAGCAAACACTGTGCTACTTGACAATCCATCCCTCTCTGCTCACGGAATGGGACGGGACCCAAAAAGAATTGTTTTGGATGGGAAAGGGAGAGTTCCCCCCGATGCTGAAGTTTTCCGCCCCGGAGTAGAGCGTTTAGTTTTCACTACACGGATTTCTTCGCCTAATTGGATGAAAGCGCTTGAGGAGAGGGGAGTAGAGGTAATAGTGAGCGAGGGGGAGGAGGTTGATATAAGGGGATTGTTGGAGGAGCTGGGTAGAAGAGGGGTAGCTTCCGTTCTTGTTGAGGGGGGAGGAGAAACGGCGAGCGCCTTTCTGGAAGAAGGGATGGTTGATAAAATCCTCTTCTTCATTGCCCCTATTATTATAGGAGGGAGGGAGGCAAAGACGAGCGTTGAAGGGAATGGTTGTCAAAATTTGCAACAAGCTATAAAATTAGATTATTATAGCATTAGAAAAATAGGGAACGACATCTTGATAGAAGCGTATCCACGCTATGTTCACAGGAATAATTGA
- a CDS encoding proline--tRNA ligase, with protein MRLSRYFVPTLREEPTERDIPSLRLLLKAGYIRRIAAGVYTFLPLGFAVYKKIENIVREEMNRAGGIEILMPALNPAELWQESERWTNFGPELFKLKDRTERDFCLAPTHEEVSVEIVRRTIKSYRQLPLLIYHIQTKFRDEPRPRGGLIRAKEFVMKDLYSFDRDEKGLDESFEKMRQAYERILQRLKLPYLILEAEAGAIGGKYTLEFTVPTPSGEDVVILCRSCGYASSKSIATIGDSEVPQGEEVPLRKVHTPNLKTVQEVASFLSTTPDRLVKTLLYIADGRYVAALVRGDRELSESKLSLAIGAKSIQMADGETIEKLTGAPMGFSGPVNLREDVLIVADKEVAKMRGFITGANEEDFHFIGVVPGRDFKIDLVADIRLAVAGDPCPKCEGKLEEIRGIEVGHIFKLGTEYSEKMKAYFQDEDGSLKPFVMGCYGLGVSRLVSAVAEIYHDEDGLCWPASVAPFDLIIILVNSQDDVQREAAEKIYAQLSQKMSVLYDDREESPGVKFKDADLIGIPIQIVVGRKAAENKVELRVRRTREKEDVSLEEIEDRVFSLWERLKEE; from the coding sequence ATGCGTCTCTCGCGATATTTCGTCCCCACACTAAGAGAAGAGCCAACGGAAAGGGATATTCCCTCCTTACGTCTCCTTCTGAAGGCGGGATATATCCGCAGGATAGCTGCTGGCGTTTATACCTTCCTCCCACTTGGCTTCGCTGTTTATAAGAAGATAGAGAATATAGTAAGGGAGGAGATGAACAGGGCGGGAGGGATAGAAATACTTATGCCAGCCTTAAATCCCGCCGAGCTATGGCAGGAATCCGAGCGATGGACAAACTTCGGTCCGGAGCTTTTCAAGCTGAAGGATAGAACGGAAAGGGATTTCTGCTTAGCTCCCACCCATGAGGAGGTATCGGTCGAAATCGTTAGAAGGACGATAAAATCCTATCGTCAACTCCCCCTTCTCATCTATCATATCCAGACGAAGTTCAGAGATGAGCCCCGCCCAAGAGGTGGGCTTATCCGGGCGAAGGAATTCGTTATGAAGGACCTCTATTCTTTTGATAGAGACGAGAAGGGGCTTGACGAATCATTTGAGAAGATGCGTCAAGCCTACGAGCGCATCCTTCAGCGTTTGAAGCTACCCTATTTGATTTTGGAAGCGGAGGCTGGCGCGATAGGAGGAAAATATACCCTTGAGTTCACTGTCCCCACTCCCTCGGGGGAGGATGTGGTCATCCTCTGCAGAAGCTGTGGTTATGCCTCCTCTAAAAGCATTGCGACTATTGGGGATAGCGAGGTTCCTCAAGGTGAGGAAGTTCCTCTTAGGAAAGTCCATACCCCTAATCTCAAGACCGTGCAAGAAGTAGCTTCCTTCCTCTCAACTACCCCAGACCGCCTCGTCAAAACGCTCCTATATATTGCGGATGGAAGATATGTCGCTGCCCTCGTGCGAGGAGACCGTGAGCTATCGGAGAGCAAGCTTTCCTTAGCGATTGGGGCTAAATCTATTCAAATGGCCGATGGGGAGACGATTGAAAAGCTCACTGGCGCTCCTATGGGTTTCTCTGGACCGGTCAATCTCAGAGAGGATGTCCTAATAGTTGCGGATAAGGAAGTGGCGAAAATGAGGGGCTTCATCACGGGGGCAAATGAGGAGGATTTCCATTTTATTGGAGTTGTGCCGGGAAGGGATTTCAAGATTGACCTCGTGGCGGATATAAGGCTCGCGGTAGCGGGCGACCCTTGTCCGAAGTGCGAAGGGAAGTTGGAGGAGATAAGGGGGATAGAGGTTGGGCATATATTTAAGCTCGGAACGGAGTATTCGGAGAAGATGAAGGCATATTTCCAAGACGAGGATGGCTCGTTAAAGCCCTTTGTGATGGGTTGTTATGGCTTGGGCGTTTCACGTCTTGTATCCGCTGTGGCGGAAATTTATCACGACGAAGATGGCTTATGCTGGCCGGCAAGCGTAGCCCCCTTCGACCTGATAATAATCTTGGTCAATTCCCAAGATGATGTGCAGAGGGAAGCCGCGGAGAAAATATATGCCCAGCTCTCACAAAAGATGTCGGTTCTTTATGATGATAGGGAGGAGAGCCCCGGGGTAAAATTTAAGGACGCCGACCTCATAGGAATTCCCATTCAGATTGTTGTGGGAAGGAAAGCGGCGGAAAATAAAGTGGAGTTGAGGGTGAGGAGGACGAGGGAAAAAGAAGATGTTAGTTTGGAGGAGATAGAGGATAGGGTCTTTTCCCTCTGGGAAAGGTTAAAGGAAGAATAA
- a CDS encoding adenine phosphoribosyltransferase codes for MTLEERIKALIRDVPDFPQKGVIFRDITPLLKEPAVVSEIIDEFEAFARKKGIEVVAAIESRGFIFGMPLCLRLGVPFVPIRKEGKLPWATVKETYELEYGTATVEMHKDAITRGQKVLVLDDLLATGGTALASAKLVESLGGKVEGIAFVIELTYLGGREKLKGYDVLTLVRY; via the coding sequence ATGACATTAGAGGAAAGGATAAAGGCTTTGATTCGGGATGTTCCAGATTTTCCGCAAAAAGGAGTGATATTCAGGGACATAACTCCCCTGCTGAAGGAGCCGGCGGTCGTATCGGAGATAATAGATGAGTTTGAGGCTTTCGCGAGGAAGAAAGGCATTGAGGTTGTTGCAGCGATTGAATCCCGTGGTTTCATCTTCGGCATGCCTCTTTGCTTGAGATTGGGCGTTCCCTTTGTTCCGATAAGGAAAGAAGGGAAACTGCCATGGGCTACGGTCAAGGAAACATACGAATTGGAGTATGGGACGGCGACAGTGGAAATGCATAAAGACGCTATAACAAGGGGGCAGAAGGTCCTTGTTTTGGATGATCTCTTGGCTACGGGAGGGACAGCCCTCGCCAGCGCGAAACTGGTTGAAAGCCTTGGCGGGAAGGTTGAGGGGATTGCCTTCGTAATAGAGCTCACTTATTTAGGTGGTAGGGAGAAGTTGAAGGGCTATGATGTGTTGACTTTGGTTCGTTACTAA
- the mtnA gene encoding S-methyl-5-thioribose-1-phosphate isomerase: MSHKWELPPTLKWEDNCLLLIDQTRLPEELVFIECNRAEDVAKCIKDMNVRGAPAIGVAAAFGIYLAVRDFQGNEEELFFRLNEAASLLRSTRPTAYNLFWAIERMIKKAKELKGQGVEKIKGALLEEAKLMWEEDIEINRAIGKNGAELIKDGANVLTICNAGSLATVWYGTALGIVRMAVEEGKRVRVYACETRPRLQGLLTLFELTKDRIPATLISDFMAGYLMSKGKIDVVITGADRIARNGDTANKIGTYTLAILAKEHKIPFFVAAPLSTIDIKVASGEEIPIEERSKEEVLYIKGKRLLPFDVEVINPAFDVTPARYISAIITEKGVCYPPFEESIASLFEGGR; encoded by the coding sequence ATGAGCCATAAATGGGAGCTCCCTCCCACATTAAAATGGGAGGATAATTGTCTTCTTTTGATAGACCAGACTCGACTCCCGGAAGAACTCGTTTTTATAGAATGCAATAGGGCAGAAGATGTGGCTAAATGTATAAAGGATATGAATGTCAGGGGGGCTCCAGCGATAGGTGTAGCGGCCGCTTTCGGAATCTACCTTGCTGTTAGGGATTTTCAGGGGAATGAGGAGGAGCTATTTTTCAGATTGAACGAAGCGGCTTCCCTCTTGAGAAGCACTAGACCCACAGCTTATAACCTTTTCTGGGCAATTGAAAGAATGATAAAGAAGGCGAAAGAATTGAAAGGGCAAGGAGTGGAGAAAATAAAGGGAGCCCTTTTAGAGGAGGCAAAACTTATGTGGGAGGAGGATATAGAAATAAACAGGGCTATAGGCAAAAACGGCGCTGAATTAATCAAAGATGGCGCGAATGTCCTTACCATCTGCAACGCTGGCTCGCTTGCAACAGTGTGGTATGGGACCGCTCTGGGCATTGTGAGGATGGCAGTAGAGGAAGGGAAAAGGGTAAGAGTCTATGCCTGTGAGACCCGCCCACGCCTTCAAGGTCTCCTCACTCTTTTTGAACTAACAAAGGACAGAATCCCTGCCACACTCATCTCCGACTTTATGGCTGGCTACTTGATGAGCAAGGGGAAGATAGATGTTGTTATAACGGGAGCGGATAGAATCGCTCGGAATGGGGATACCGCCAATAAAATCGGCACCTATACCCTTGCTATACTCGCTAAGGAGCATAAAATACCGTTTTTCGTAGCGGCTCCCTTATCTACGATAGATATAAAAGTAGCGAGCGGAGAAGAAATTCCGATTGAGGAAAGGAGTAAGGAGGAGGTTTTGTATATCAAAGGGAAAAGGCTCCTGCCATTTGATGTGGAGGTAATCAATCCCGCTTTTGATGTTACTCCAGCAAGGTATATTTCAGCAATCATAACCGAAAAAGGCGTATGTTATCCTCCCTTTGAGGAAAGCATAGCGTCCCTATTTGAAGGAGGTAGATGA
- a CDS encoding S-methyl-5'-thioadenosine phosphorylase, whose product MKAKIGVFGGSGFYSLFEEYEEIKVDTPYGPPSDKVTIGRIGNYDVAFLPRHGRDHSLPPHRINYRANIWAFHHLGVERIIAPCAAGSLQPHIKPGDFVICDQFVDRTRGRIDTFYDGPTTVHISTADPYCPQLRKLAIECAQKLGIPYHPTGTVVVIQGPRFSTKAESKWFTQMGWEVINMTQYPEVTLARELAICYVSIALITDWDVGLVGQVEPVSAEEVTRVFKENNEKVKRLIYTMIENMPDERTCPCKDALKGAIV is encoded by the coding sequence ATGAAGGCGAAAATCGGTGTTTTCGGAGGCTCAGGCTTTTACTCCCTTTTTGAAGAATATGAGGAGATTAAGGTGGATACGCCTTATGGTCCGCCCAGCGATAAAGTGACGATTGGAAGAATTGGGAATTATGATGTAGCTTTCCTTCCCCGACACGGAAGAGACCATTCCCTTCCTCCCCACAGGATAAATTATCGGGCTAACATTTGGGCTTTCCACCATTTAGGGGTGGAGAGGATAATCGCCCCTTGTGCTGCTGGTTCCCTTCAACCCCATATAAAGCCAGGGGATTTCGTTATTTGCGACCAATTCGTTGATAGAACGAGGGGAAGAATTGATACCTTCTACGATGGACCAACAACGGTCCACATTTCCACCGCCGACCCCTATTGCCCTCAGCTCCGCAAATTGGCAATTGAATGCGCCCAAAAACTTGGAATTCCCTACCATCCAACGGGAACGGTAGTCGTCATTCAAGGACCTCGCTTCTCAACAAAGGCGGAGTCAAAGTGGTTTACCCAGATGGGTTGGGAAGTGATAAATATGACCCAGTATCCCGAGGTAACGCTTGCAAGGGAGTTAGCCATTTGTTATGTGAGTATAGCTCTTATAACTGATTGGGATGTTGGCTTGGTTGGGCAAGTGGAGCCGGTCTCGGCGGAGGAGGTAACGAGGGTATTCAAGGAGAATAACGAAAAGGTAAAGAGGTTAATCTATACGATGATAGAGAATATGCCTGATGAGAGGACTTGCCCCTGCAAGGATGCTCTAAAGGGAGCGATTGTATGA